One stretch of Caldinitratiruptor microaerophilus DNA includes these proteins:
- a CDS encoding ABC transporter ATP-binding protein yields the protein MLELIDVRKVFRPENGEPVEAVAGVSLTVERGEFVSIVGPSGCGKSTLLEIIAGLTEPTSGEVRLDGVPLASPHPSVGVVFQEDSTFPWRTVLENVEFGLAMRGVPPAERREKARRMIRAVGLAGFEKAYPPELSGGMRQRVAIARTLVLEPALLLMDEPFGALDEQTRLVLGEELLRLWAQTGSTVVFVTHSLDEAVLLSDRVCVMSARPGRVKDVVRVGLPRPRDSSVIGTPAFGALTGRIWENLREEALRAMGRDA from the coding sequence ATGCTCGAGCTCATCGACGTGCGCAAGGTGTTCCGGCCGGAAAACGGTGAACCCGTCGAGGCCGTGGCCGGTGTCAGCCTGACGGTGGAGCGGGGCGAATTCGTGTCCATCGTGGGGCCGAGCGGCTGCGGGAAGTCGACCCTCCTGGAGATCATCGCCGGGCTCACGGAGCCGACCTCAGGCGAGGTGCGCCTGGACGGCGTTCCGCTCGCCAGCCCGCACCCGTCGGTCGGGGTCGTGTTCCAGGAGGACTCGACGTTCCCATGGCGGACGGTGCTCGAGAACGTGGAATTCGGCCTCGCGATGCGCGGGGTTCCACCGGCGGAGCGGCGGGAGAAGGCGCGGCGGATGATCCGGGCGGTGGGGCTCGCGGGCTTCGAGAAGGCCTACCCCCCGGAACTGTCCGGGGGGATGCGGCAACGGGTCGCCATCGCGCGTACTCTTGTGCTCGAGCCCGCCCTGCTGCTGATGGACGAGCCGTTCGGCGCCCTCGATGAGCAGACACGGCTTGTCCTCGGTGAGGAACTGCTGCGTTTGTGGGCGCAGACAGGGTCCACGGTGGTCTTCGTGACTCACTCGCTGGACGAGGCGGTGCTCCTGTCCGACCGCGTGTGCGTGATGAGTGCCCGTCCAGGGCGGGTGAAGGACGTGGTGCGAGTCGGCCTGCCTCGCCCCCGGGACTCCAGCGTCATCGGTACGCCGGCATTTGGCGCCCTGACCGGCCGGATCTGGGAGAACCTGCGGGAAGAGGCCCTGCGCGCCATGGGTCGCGACGCGTGA
- a CDS encoding ABC transporter permease, with protein MSHRRKVQAARAIALVVGLAFLELGPRLGWVDRLTLVPLSEVLRSLHAQLVQGKLTEHLGASAVTVVTAFGLAVLTGVPAGLLLWRLPKVRALLEPYLASYYAVPVFALYPLLISLLGMGYLPIVAIAWGWSVVAVVVNTAVGFTQVRPVYRKLAVTLRLTPWQTFRHILFPAAAPYVFNGIKLAVTYSVIGVIASEFILAPRGLGWLISYHYNNFSLREMYAALALVLVLATGIYTAVGRAERAVRRRAG; from the coding sequence ATGAGCCACCGGCGCAAGGTTCAAGCGGCTCGGGCGATCGCGCTGGTCGTCGGGCTCGCCTTCCTGGAACTGGGCCCGCGCCTGGGGTGGGTTGACCGCCTCACCCTGGTGCCGCTGTCCGAAGTCTTACGTTCTCTCCACGCTCAGCTTGTTCAGGGAAAACTGACGGAACACCTCGGGGCATCCGCCGTCACTGTCGTTACGGCCTTCGGCCTAGCGGTCCTGACGGGTGTCCCGGCGGGGTTGCTGCTATGGCGACTTCCCAAGGTCCGGGCCTTACTAGAACCGTACCTGGCCTCGTACTACGCGGTGCCGGTGTTTGCCCTGTACCCGCTTCTCATCTCGCTCCTGGGCATGGGCTACCTGCCGATCGTGGCGATTGCCTGGGGCTGGTCGGTGGTCGCCGTGGTGGTGAACACGGCGGTGGGATTCACGCAGGTCCGGCCGGTGTACCGGAAGCTTGCGGTCACCCTGCGTCTCACCCCATGGCAGACCTTCCGCCACATCCTCTTCCCGGCCGCCGCTCCGTACGTCTTCAACGGGATCAAACTGGCCGTGACGTATTCCGTGATCGGGGTCATCGCGTCGGAGTTCATCCTGGCCCCGAGGGGGCTGGGGTGGCTGATCTCTTACCACTACAACAATTTCAGCCTGCGGGAGATGTACGCGGCGCTCGCGCTGGTCCTCGTTCTGGCCACCGGGATCTACACGGCTGTGGGGCGCGCCGAGCGCGCGGTCAGGAGGCGGGCCGGATGA
- a CDS encoding ABC transporter permease, with protein sequence MMPAAARLERWRHVLVLGVLVGVWQVAAMELGGFVVASPAETLRSLGEGLRDGWLPTATWVTLKETVLGYALAVATGVSAGILLGRHRFWGEVFDPLIALVYSIPKVTLYPVFLLLFGLGYASKVAFGWFHGVFPILIFTAAGIRTVRPVYHKLARTLGLSPWQRFYHVEFPAALPAVLTGLRFGFSLTFLGTILGEMFASKHGLGFELMQATTVHVVPRIFALILVMVVLAVLANGLLVRFEGTVTRQGGPSSAARRASPGAPGEVGFRSAS encoded by the coding sequence ATGATGCCAGCCGCCGCGCGTCTGGAGCGTTGGCGACACGTGCTCGTGCTGGGCGTGCTGGTGGGCGTGTGGCAGGTTGCGGCGATGGAACTGGGCGGGTTCGTCGTCGCCTCGCCCGCCGAAACCCTCCGCTCCCTGGGCGAAGGCCTGCGGGACGGGTGGCTTCCCACTGCCACCTGGGTGACGCTGAAGGAGACGGTGCTGGGTTACGCACTCGCCGTGGCCACCGGCGTCTCTGCCGGCATCCTGCTGGGGCGCCACCGCTTCTGGGGAGAGGTCTTCGACCCCTTGATCGCCCTGGTGTACTCCATTCCGAAGGTCACCCTGTACCCGGTGTTCCTGCTGCTCTTCGGACTCGGCTACGCCTCCAAGGTCGCCTTCGGTTGGTTCCACGGCGTCTTTCCGATCCTGATCTTCACAGCCGCAGGCATCCGGACGGTGCGGCCGGTCTACCACAAGCTGGCGCGCACGCTCGGCCTGAGCCCGTGGCAGCGGTTCTACCACGTCGAGTTCCCCGCGGCGCTGCCGGCCGTACTCACCGGCCTGCGCTTCGGCTTCAGCCTCACCTTCCTCGGGACGATCCTGGGCGAGATGTTCGCCTCCAAGCACGGCCTCGGCTTCGAGCTGATGCAGGCCACCACGGTGCACGTGGTCCCACGGATCTTCGCCCTCATCCTCGTCATGGTCGTGCTTGCGGTTCTCGCCAACGGCCTTCTGGTGCGGTTCGAGGGGACGGTGACGCGGCAGGGTGGCCCCAGCTCGGCGGCGCGCCGGGCGAGCCCGGGTGCTCCCGGGGAGGTGGGATTCCGTTCGGCTTCTTGA
- a CDS encoding nucleotide-binding protein, translated as MRVPRLVVAGTESGAGKTTVALGLMRALRRRGLRVQSFKVGPDYIDPAYHTTAAGRPSRNLDGWMCGEDLVRALFARAAGAADVAVIGWVMGLFDSAGPATDSGSTAEVARWLDAPVILVVDASGMARIAAAMVRGYATFDPRVRIAGVVFNRVGRWPTRWRRRSTSAGCWPSPGTRPSTSTTKTGLAALGVEWAPFSLLAGESIPAGSDALYLGGGFPEVYRAEHAAHDRLRADVEAAHRSGMPIYAECGGLM; from the coding sequence ATGCGGGTGCCACGCCTTGTCGTGGCCGGTACGGAGAGCGGAGCCGGCAAGACCACCGTGGCGCTGGGGCTCATGCGGGCCCTCCGGCGGCGCGGGCTCCGGGTGCAGTCGTTCAAGGTCGGACCGGACTACATCGACCCCGCCTACCACACCACCGCTGCCGGCCGCCCCAGCCGGAACCTGGACGGGTGGATGTGCGGCGAGGACCTGGTGCGCGCCCTCTTCGCCCGGGCGGCCGGCGCGGCCGACGTGGCGGTCATCGGGTGGGTCATGGGCCTCTTCGACAGCGCGGGCCCGGCCACCGACAGCGGCAGCACGGCCGAGGTCGCCCGCTGGCTGGACGCGCCCGTGATCCTGGTGGTCGACGCCTCCGGCATGGCCCGCATCGCTGCCGCGATGGTCCGGGGATACGCGACCTTCGACCCCAGGGTGCGGATCGCCGGGGTGGTCTTCAACCGCGTCGGCAGGTGGCCGACGCGGTGGCGGCGACGGTCGACCTCGGCCGGGTGTTGGCCATCGCCCGGGACGCGGCCTTCCACTTCTACTACGAAGACGGGCCTGGCGGCGCTCGGTGTGGAATGGGCTCCTTTCAGCCTCCTCGCCGGAGAGTCCATCCCTGCCGGCAGCGACGCCCTGTACCTGGGCGGCGGCTTTCCGGAGGTGTACCGGGCCGAACACGCAGCCCACGACCGGCTCCGTGCCGACGTAGAGGCCGCGCATCGAAGCGGCATGCCGATCTACGCCGAGTGCGGCGGGCTCATGTAG
- a CDS encoding acyl-CoA synthetase encodes MELPAAIALARRHTIGDLLRRTAARYPTKTAVVFRDLRQTYADFNAAVNRTAHALRERGVQKGDRIALLSHNCHGFAVLYFALAKLGAISVPVNFMLKGEEVAYILNHSGASGIVVEDALAPVAEEALRLAARQGTDAGRVRGWIDLNGLPVPPGWEPIDAWMAHPDDSEPQAEVGDDDPIQLLYTSGTESRPKGVMLTSRSLIAQYVSAIVDGEMSHDDVEIHALPLYHSAQLHCFLTPDVYLGATSIILTGPDPATILQTIEQERVTKLFCPPTVWIALLRSPEFDRHDLSSLRKGYYGAAIMPVEVLRELSRRLPNVRLWNFYGQTEMSPVATILKPEEQFTKPGSAGKACLNVETILVDDEGRPVPPGTVGEIVHRSPHAMLGYWNDPEKTAEAFRGGWFHSGDLGVMDEDGYLTVVDRKKDMIKTGGENVASREVEEVIYRHPKVSEVAVIGIPHPYWIEAVTAVVVPKAGERIDPEEILSLCRQHLAGFKVPKYVVTVDRLPKNPSGKILKRELRQMYAGLAKE; translated from the coding sequence GTGGAACTGCCAGCAGCGATCGCCCTGGCCCGCCGGCACACCATCGGAGATCTGCTTCGGCGCACCGCGGCCCGCTATCCCACAAAGACCGCCGTCGTGTTCCGTGACCTCCGCCAGACATACGCCGACTTCAATGCCGCCGTGAACCGCACCGCCCATGCCCTCCGTGAGCGCGGCGTGCAGAAGGGCGATCGCATCGCCCTGCTGTCCCACAACTGCCACGGGTTCGCCGTCCTCTACTTCGCGCTGGCCAAGCTCGGCGCCATCTCGGTGCCCGTGAACTTCATGCTCAAGGGCGAGGAAGTGGCCTACATCCTGAACCACTCAGGGGCGTCCGGTATCGTGGTGGAAGACGCCCTGGCGCCGGTGGCCGAGGAAGCCCTGCGCCTGGCCGCCCGGCAGGGGACCGACGCCGGGCGGGTACGGGGCTGGATCGACCTGAACGGCCTGCCGGTGCCCCCGGGGTGGGAGCCGATCGACGCCTGGATGGCCCACCCGGACGATTCGGAACCCCAGGCCGAAGTCGGCGACGACGATCCCATCCAGCTTCTTTACACCAGCGGCACCGAGTCCCGGCCCAAGGGCGTGATGCTCACCAGCCGCTCGCTCATCGCCCAGTACGTGAGCGCCATCGTCGACGGCGAGATGTCCCACGACGACGTCGAGATCCACGCCCTCCCTCTCTACCACTCGGCGCAGCTGCACTGCTTCCTCACGCCGGACGTCTACCTGGGCGCCACCAGCATCATCCTGACGGGGCCCGACCCGGCCACGATCCTGCAGACGATCGAGCAGGAGCGGGTCACCAAGCTCTTCTGCCCGCCCACCGTGTGGATCGCGCTGCTGCGCTCGCCGGAGTTCGACCGCCACGACCTGTCCTCGCTGCGCAAGGGGTACTACGGCGCCGCCATCATGCCCGTCGAGGTCCTGCGCGAGCTCTCCCGCCGCCTCCCGAACGTGCGCCTGTGGAACTTCTACGGGCAGACCGAGATGAGCCCCGTGGCCACGATCCTCAAGCCCGAGGAGCAGTTCACCAAGCCCGGCTCGGCCGGCAAAGCCTGCCTGAACGTGGAGACGATCCTGGTCGACGACGAGGGACGGCCCGTACCGCCGGGGACCGTCGGTGAGATCGTCCACCGCAGCCCCCACGCCATGCTGGGCTACTGGAACGACCCCGAGAAGACCGCCGAGGCCTTCCGGGGCGGCTGGTTCCACAGCGGTGACCTCGGAGTGATGGACGAGGACGGTTACCTCACCGTGGTCGACCGCAAGAAGGACATGATCAAGACGGGCGGCGAGAACGTCGCCAGCCGCGAGGTGGAAGAGGTCATCTACCGGCACCCGAAGGTGTCCGAGGTCGCCGTGATCGGCATCCCCCACCCCTACTGGATCGAAGCCGTGACCGCGGTGGTCGTCCCCAAGGCAGGGGAGCGGATCGACCCCGAGGAGATCCTGTCCCTCTGTCGCCAGCACCTCGCCGGGTTCAAGGTACCGAAGTACGTGGTCACGGTCGACCGGCTCCCCAAGAACCCCAGCGGGAAGATCCTCAAGCGGGAGCTCCGGCAGATGTACGCCGGTCTGGCCAAGGAGTGA
- a CDS encoding SAM hydrolase/SAM-dependent halogenase family protein, whose amino-acid sequence MRPVITLTTDFGHSEFPGICRAVIKRLCPEAEIVDISHAVPPFDVRAGALVLRDAAPYLPVGIHVVIVDPGVGSARRALALRTGRGDVLVGPDSGVLLPGAERLGGAQAAVTIQNPDVLLRPTSATFHGRDVFCPAAARLAAGLPFEALGPAVDLTDLVRPDLPEPVMSEGVLRGQILTFDSFGSARTNIPADVVAQLRVRPGDPVEVDLDGRPLRAPFVTTYADVPPGEVCLLIDSSWDLAIAVNRGSARERLGLRVDQPVTLRRAGDRQPAQEPGGALS is encoded by the coding sequence GTGCGGCCGGTCATCACGCTCACCACCGACTTCGGGCATTCCGAGTTCCCCGGCATCTGCCGGGCCGTCATCAAGCGGCTTTGCCCGGAGGCCGAGATCGTCGACATCTCCCACGCCGTGCCGCCCTTCGACGTGCGGGCCGGGGCCCTCGTGTTGCGGGATGCCGCGCCCTACCTGCCGGTGGGGATCCACGTGGTCATCGTCGACCCCGGGGTGGGTTCGGCGCGGCGGGCGCTCGCCCTCCGCACCGGCCGCGGGGACGTGCTCGTCGGTCCCGACTCGGGCGTCCTGCTTCCGGGCGCGGAGCGCCTCGGCGGGGCGCAGGCGGCCGTCACCATCCAGAACCCCGACGTGCTCCTTCGCCCCACCTCTGCCACCTTCCACGGGCGGGACGTGTTCTGCCCTGCCGCCGCCCGGCTGGCGGCGGGGCTGCCCTTCGAAGCCCTCGGCCCGGCCGTCGACCTGACCGACCTGGTCCGGCCGGACCTGCCCGAACCGGTAATGTCGGAAGGGGTCCTCCGGGGGCAGATCCTTACCTTCGACTCCTTCGGCTCGGCCCGGACGAACATCCCTGCGGACGTCGTGGCCCAGCTCCGGGTCCGGCCCGGCGACCCGGTGGAGGTCGACCTGGATGGCCGCCCGCTCCGCGCGCCCTTCGTGACCACCTACGCCGACGTCCCCCCCGGCGAGGTCTGCCTGCTCATCGACTCCTCGTGGGACCTGGCAATCGCCGTGAACCGGGGAAGCGCGCGGGAGCGGCTCGGCCTGCGCGTCGATCAGCCGGTCACCCTCCGCCGCGCCGGCGACCGCCAGCCGGCGCAGGAACCGGGCGGGGCGCTGTCGTAG
- a CDS encoding glycoside hydrolase family 31 protein encodes MEHFYRWYHTDAGPDGVEIRDGETALRIRPVLPGVVRVELKREVRWQPLHPPARGIEEPVPDGGEDRPTLSAREQGGSLTVDAGGGLRIRIDPEPVRLTFERLPPDAEPLSPARAELLTAGVTVGWDGWQVGTDFTAGPADRFYGGGAPGQFEGPPWLEWSGRRAPIWNKHLPGPAARLLFPVFWSLRGYGVVFDSPWPAEIDFRAVRPGQGGPWHYRADGGSLAFYFLAGDGLPDLLDRYTRLTGRPALPPLWALGYLQSRYGYRNRAEVEAVAREMRERQIPCDGLILDLYWFRRMGELDWDEEAFPDPLGMLRDLHRAGFRVVVIEEPYVLVGTRVFEEGRARGFLVRRPEADGGDPYTFPFWAGGDAALVDFSHPEARRWWAAEHERLARMGIDGWWTDLNEPEQHYPDMIHHGGPAAAVHNLQALRMIEAVYRGQKAAFPERRVFVMSRSGWMGMQRYGAAVWSGDVDTTWEALRAQPALGLGMGLVGVPYWNSDVGGFLEHRGQVDPELYLRWLEFAAFTPLLRPHAAFQPREPWAFGPEAERLAREVIRLRYRLLPYLYTCAWEAHRTGLPLMRPLVLAHPDDERVRDLRDQFYVGPDLLVAPVLEKGARRRRVYLPGGEWYEWHTARLRQGGRHRLARAPLGQPPVFVRAGAILPLTEPGAHAGPLPWDSLHLAVFPGPPGAGESLVYEDDGETEAYRDGQYTLTRLRWWQEAGALTVSAEPEGRDGHARPLRRWSVQVRVPEPPGRVVFHPGGHPGRAPHELRRQPSARALRESPGGWHYDPRTRTVRVAVPEATAALRVRLEW; translated from the coding sequence CTGGAACACTTCTACCGCTGGTACCACACAGACGCCGGGCCAGACGGCGTCGAGATCCGGGACGGGGAGACCGCGCTGCGCATCCGACCGGTCCTGCCGGGCGTCGTGCGGGTGGAGCTGAAGCGGGAGGTGCGCTGGCAACCCCTGCACCCCCCGGCCCGGGGGATCGAGGAGCCCGTGCCGGACGGTGGGGAGGATCGCCCCACGCTGAGCGCACGGGAACAGGGCGGCTCTCTCACCGTCGACGCTGGCGGGGGCCTGCGCATCCGCATCGACCCGGAGCCCGTGCGGCTCACCTTCGAGCGGCTCCCGCCGGACGCGGAACCCCTGTCGCCGGCCCGGGCGGAACTCCTGACGGCGGGCGTGACGGTCGGCTGGGACGGGTGGCAGGTCGGCACGGACTTCACGGCCGGCCCGGCCGACCGGTTCTACGGCGGGGGCGCCCCCGGCCAGTTCGAGGGGCCGCCGTGGCTGGAGTGGAGCGGACGGCGGGCGCCCATCTGGAACAAGCACCTGCCCGGGCCCGCCGCCCGGCTGCTCTTCCCGGTGTTCTGGAGCCTGCGGGGCTACGGCGTGGTGTTCGACAGCCCGTGGCCGGCCGAGATCGACTTCCGCGCGGTACGGCCGGGGCAGGGCGGGCCCTGGCATTACCGGGCGGACGGGGGCTCCCTTGCCTTCTACTTCCTCGCCGGCGATGGCCTCCCAGACCTGCTCGACCGCTACACACGCCTCACGGGGCGGCCCGCGCTGCCCCCGCTCTGGGCCCTCGGCTACCTGCAGTCCCGGTACGGATACCGGAATCGGGCCGAGGTGGAGGCCGTGGCCCGGGAGATGCGGGAGCGCCAGATCCCCTGTGACGGGCTCATCCTCGACCTGTACTGGTTCCGCCGCATGGGCGAGCTCGACTGGGACGAGGAGGCCTTCCCGGACCCGCTGGGCATGCTGCGCGACCTGCACCGGGCGGGTTTTCGCGTCGTGGTCATCGAGGAGCCCTACGTGCTGGTCGGCACCCGCGTCTTCGAGGAGGGCCGTGCGCGCGGGTTCCTCGTCCGCCGGCCGGAGGCAGACGGGGGCGATCCGTACACCTTCCCGTTCTGGGCCGGAGGCGACGCCGCCCTGGTCGACTTCTCCCACCCCGAGGCCCGACGGTGGTGGGCCGCCGAGCACGAGCGGCTGGCCCGCATGGGGATCGACGGCTGGTGGACCGACCTCAACGAGCCCGAGCAGCACTACCCGGACATGATCCACCACGGCGGCCCGGCCGCCGCGGTGCACAACCTCCAGGCCCTGCGGATGATCGAGGCAGTGTACCGCGGCCAGAAGGCGGCCTTCCCGGAACGCCGCGTCTTCGTCATGAGCCGGTCGGGCTGGATGGGCATGCAGCGCTACGGCGCCGCCGTGTGGAGCGGGGATGTGGACACCACGTGGGAGGCGCTGCGCGCCCAGCCGGCGCTCGGCCTGGGCATGGGCCTGGTGGGGGTGCCGTACTGGAACAGCGACGTCGGGGGCTTCCTCGAGCACCGCGGACAGGTCGATCCCGAACTCTACCTGCGCTGGCTCGAGTTCGCCGCCTTCACCCCCCTTCTGCGGCCCCACGCGGCCTTCCAGCCCCGGGAGCCCTGGGCTTTCGGGCCGGAGGCGGAGCGGCTCGCCCGGGAGGTGATCCGGCTCCGGTACCGCCTGCTGCCCTACCTGTACACGTGCGCCTGGGAAGCGCACCGCACCGGCCTCCCGCTCATGCGGCCGCTCGTGCTCGCCCACCCCGACGACGAACGAGTCCGGGACCTGCGCGACCAGTTCTACGTGGGGCCGGACCTCCTCGTTGCACCAGTGCTCGAGAAGGGGGCGCGCCGGCGGCGGGTGTACCTGCCCGGCGGCGAGTGGTACGAGTGGCACACGGCCCGCCTCCGCCAGGGGGGCCGCCACCGCCTCGCCCGGGCGCCCCTGGGCCAGCCCCCCGTCTTCGTGCGGGCCGGTGCGATCCTCCCCCTGACCGAACCCGGGGCGCACGCGGGCCCCCTGCCGTGGGATTCCCTTCACCTGGCCGTGTTCCCGGGGCCGCCCGGCGCGGGCGAGTCCCTCGTGTACGAGGACGACGGCGAGACCGAGGCGTACCGGGACGGGCAGTACACCCTCACCCGCCTCCGGTGGTGGCAGGAGGCAGGGGCGCTGACCGTGAGCGCCGAACCGGAGGGGAGGGATGGCCACGCTCGACCGCTGCGCCGCTGGTCCGTGCAGGTCCGCGTCCCCGAGCCGCCCGGGCGGGTCGTCTTCCACCCAGGGGGCCACCCCGGACGGGCTCCGCACGAACTCCGCCGGCAGCCGTCGGCCCGGGCGCTCCGGGAATCTCCCGGCGGCTGGCACTACGACCCCCGGACCCGCACGGTGCGCGTGGCCGTGCCGGAAGCGACCGCCGCGCTGCGCGTGCGGCTGGAGTGGTAA
- a CDS encoding TetR/AcrR family transcriptional regulator — MTDEPETRSTRDRILEAARDAFLRSGYHGTSMRTLAQACGLSVAGIYAHFENKEQILETLLADNPFRTLIEQVAALWNPDRPDESLRRISHLIVSRLDEHVAFYRLVFLDVMEFGGRHIRDVAAGNFQRIGVSLVPRLREAIEQGKIRDVPPLLILRAFLGLFISYVVTDRLIFSGLFPFSEEETVDALIDIFLHGVVPR; from the coding sequence GTGACCGATGAGCCTGAGACACGCAGCACCCGGGACCGCATCCTGGAGGCGGCGCGGGACGCGTTCCTCCGGTCAGGCTACCACGGCACGAGCATGCGAACCCTCGCGCAGGCCTGCGGGCTGTCGGTGGCCGGCATCTACGCTCACTTCGAGAACAAGGAGCAGATCCTTGAGACCCTTCTGGCGGACAATCCGTTCCGGACCCTCATCGAGCAGGTCGCGGCGCTCTGGAATCCGGATCGGCCGGACGAAAGCCTGCGCCGCATCAGCCACCTGATCGTGTCGCGGCTTGACGAGCACGTGGCCTTCTACCGCCTGGTGTTCCTCGACGTGATGGAGTTCGGCGGGCGGCACATCCGGGACGTGGCGGCAGGCAACTTTCAGCGAATCGGCGTCTCCCTGGTGCCTCGCCTGCGGGAGGCGATCGAGCAGGGGAAGATCCGGGACGTGCCGCCGCTCCTCATCCTTCGCGCATTCCTGGGCCTCTTCATTTCGTACGTGGTCACTGACCGCCTCATCTTCAGCGGGCTGTTCCCGTTCTCCGAAGAGGAAACGGTGGACGCGCTCATCGACATCTTCCTGCACGGAGTGGTGCCGAGATGA
- a CDS encoding HlyD family secretion protein → MTASRSSANDRSLSRRIPRSALLAASVVLAVTALSACARTRAPRPLTASGTVEADTVRVAAEVGGRVLELGAREGEVVRAGQVVARLDSRLAEARVQEAEAALATARARYEEAAGGTRDEVIRQARAALDQARVQRDAAARERDRLRALVSGGAATAAQLDQAEDRLRAADKALAAAQAAYDQARAGATRAALAVLERAVEQAEAAVKLARLQADLSTVRAPVDGVVSAELAHPGEVVAPGAPLVEIVDTRRLWVRVYIPEADLVRLRTGQPAEVRVDGLPDRRFPASVRWIAPEAEFTPRNVQTPSERTRIVFAVKVAVTDPEGHLKPGLPADVTFLDVGAAPPPVGGPDSSRGESSRS, encoded by the coding sequence ATGACCGCTTCGCGGAGTTCTGCGAACGATCGTTCGCTCAGCAGGCGCATCCCCCGGTCGGCTCTCCTCGCCGCCTCCGTGGTCCTGGCCGTGACCGCCCTCTCTGCCTGTGCCCGCACCCGGGCACCCCGCCCGCTCACCGCCTCCGGGACCGTGGAGGCGGATACGGTCCGGGTGGCCGCCGAAGTCGGCGGCCGGGTGCTGGAACTCGGCGCGCGGGAGGGAGAAGTGGTGCGGGCCGGGCAGGTGGTCGCCCGCCTCGACAGCCGACTGGCGGAGGCCCGCGTGCAGGAGGCGGAGGCCGCGCTCGCCACCGCCCGCGCCCGGTACGAGGAAGCGGCCGGTGGAACCCGGGACGAGGTGATCCGCCAGGCCCGGGCGGCGCTCGATCAGGCCCGGGTCCAGCGGGATGCGGCGGCGCGCGAGCGCGACCGCCTCCGCGCGCTGGTCAGCGGCGGAGCGGCGACCGCGGCGCAGCTCGACCAGGCCGAAGATCGCCTCCGTGCAGCCGACAAGGCGCTCGCCGCCGCGCAGGCCGCCTACGACCAGGCGCGGGCCGGGGCCACCCGGGCTGCGCTCGCGGTGCTGGAGCGGGCGGTGGAACAGGCGGAGGCCGCGGTGAAGCTGGCCCGCCTCCAGGCCGACCTGTCCACGGTACGGGCCCCGGTCGACGGGGTGGTCTCGGCGGAGCTGGCCCATCCGGGCGAGGTGGTCGCACCCGGCGCGCCGCTGGTCGAGATCGTCGACACCCGCCGGCTCTGGGTGCGCGTGTACATCCCCGAAGCCGACCTGGTCCGCCTGCGCACCGGTCAGCCGGCGGAGGTCCGGGTCGACGGGCTTCCGGACCGCCGGTTCCCGGCCTCGGTTCGCTGGATCGCCCCCGAGGCCGAGTTCACCCCCCGCAACGTCCAGACACCCTCCGAACGCACCCGCATCGTGTTCGCCGTGAAGGTCGCGGTCACCGACCCCGAGGGGCACCTGAAACCCGGCCTTCCGGCCGACGTGACCTTCCTGGATGTCGGCGCCGCCCCCCCGCCGGTGGGCGGGCCCGATTCCTCGCGGGGGGAGAGCAGCAGGTCATGA
- a CDS encoding ABC transporter ATP-binding protein, with product MIEVRGLRKRFGAVEALAGIDLHVPAGTLFGLLGPDGAGKTTTLRCLAGVLAPDGGQVRVAGQDPVSPGARRRLGYVTQPPGLYGDLTVQENIVFFGRVYGLEPGVLRERIREVLDFTGLGPFAGRLADHLSGGMRQKLALACALVHEPDVLLLDEPTTGVDPLARRDFWTLLDRLRARGVAAVVSTPYQDEARRCDRLAFLWRGRLLAEGAPEEVRQLAPPGVLRLTGAPLAALRQVAAGCPSVRVAYADARGVTALGDDPERMRIEIEEGLGRAGLSAAVAPATAVLEDALIALTVAGEGA from the coding sequence ATGATCGAGGTGCGCGGGCTGCGCAAGCGGTTCGGCGCCGTGGAGGCGCTGGCCGGGATCGATCTGCACGTACCTGCGGGGACCCTGTTCGGCCTGCTCGGTCCGGACGGGGCGGGCAAGACCACGACCCTTCGCTGCCTTGCCGGCGTGCTGGCGCCGGACGGGGGCCAGGTGCGGGTGGCGGGGCAGGATCCGGTCTCCCCCGGCGCCAGGCGGCGGCTCGGCTACGTCACCCAGCCGCCGGGGCTGTACGGCGATCTCACCGTGCAGGAGAACATCGTCTTCTTCGGGCGAGTGTACGGCCTCGAGCCGGGCGTACTCCGGGAGCGGATCCGGGAGGTCCTGGACTTCACCGGCCTCGGGCCGTTCGCCGGGCGTCTCGCCGACCACCTGAGCGGGGGCATGCGCCAGAAGCTGGCGCTGGCGTGCGCGCTCGTCCACGAGCCCGACGTGCTCCTGCTGGACGAGCCCACGACGGGGGTCGACCCCCTTGCCCGTCGGGATTTCTGGACCCTGCTCGACCGCCTGCGGGCCCGCGGCGTGGCCGCGGTGGTGAGCACGCCGTACCAGGACGAAGCCCGGCGGTGCGACCGGCTGGCCTTCCTCTGGCGCGGCCGGCTCCTGGCGGAGGGAGCTCCGGAAGAGGTCCGGCAGCTGGCGCCGCCCGGCGTGCTCCGCCTGACCGGTGCCCCGCTGGCCGCGTTGCGCCAGGTCGCCGCGGGCTGTCCCTCCGTGCGGGTGGCGTACGCGGACGCCCGCGGGGTCACCGCGCTGGGGGACGACCCGGAGCGGATGCGGATCGAGATCGAAGAGGGCCTGGGACGGGCCGGGCTGTCCGCCGCCGTGGCTCCGGCGACGGCCGTCCTCGAGGATGCCCTCATCGCCCTCACGGTGGCGGGTGAGGGGGCATGA